GGGCGATTTCCTGGGGCGCGACGCGCTCGAGGAGCAGAAAACCGAAGGCGTCCGGCGCAGGCGCGTCGCCTTCGAGATGTTAGAGAAAGGCATCGCGCGCCGCGGCTACGACGTGCTCTGGCGCGGCGAGAAATTCTCTCACGTCACGAGCGGCACGTACGCGCCGTTCTTAAAGAAAGCCATCGGCATGACGTACCTTCCCGCCGAGGCGGTGCCTTCGGGCGCCGAGTTCGAGGTTGACATCCGCGGCCGCCGCGCCGGCGCGCGCGTGCTCGAAGGGCCGCCCTACAAGCGCTCGCCTGCGCGAGCAGGAAACACACACGAGGAGCATTCAGCGTGACACATCCCGAGAATCTCCGCTATACGAAAGACCACGAGTGGATCCGCGTCGAGGGCCCCGACCGCTCGGTCGGGGTCGTCGGCATCACGGATTTCGCCCAGGGCGAGTTGGGCGACATCGTCTACGTCGAGCTTCCCAAGCCCGGCGCGAAGCTCGAAGCCGGAAAGCCCTTCGGCTCGGTCGAATCGGTCAAGGCCGTCTCCGACCTCTGCGCGCCGGTCTCTGGCGAGGTCGTCGAGGTGAACGAGGCGCTTTCGCGTGCCCCGGAAACCGTCAACGCGTCGCCGCACGACGTGGCGTGGATGATCAAGGTCAA
The DNA window shown above is from Acidobacteriota bacterium and carries:
- the gcvH gene encoding glycine cleavage system protein GcvH, encoding MTHPENLRYTKDHEWIRVEGPDRSVGVVGITDFAQGELGDIVYVELPKPGAKLEAGKPFGSVESVKAVSDLCAPVSGEVVEVNEALSRAPETVNASPHDVAWMIKVKLSDPAQVESLMTAEEYETYISEQGN